From a region of the Impatiens glandulifera chromosome 4, dImpGla2.1, whole genome shotgun sequence genome:
- the LOC124933996 gene encoding sphingosine-1-phosphate lyase-like produces MCSIKFVPGLKNYIDAEKKKVVDKLQSNSKSKSGNGWRTELPVVGLGVGVLEKMREDKRNDVVWQGKCSGTVYIGGSETEGHFSLINEACTMFAHTNPLHMDVFHSVVKFEAEVVAMTAALMGSQEKSYGGQICGNMTSGGTESILLAVKSSRDFMKARKGIVRPEIRNSITLTIISRKE; encoded by the exons ATGTGTTCCATCAA ATTTGTACCTGGCTTGAAGAATTACATCGATGCTGAGAAAAAGAAG GTAGTAGATAAGTTGCAGTCCAATAGTAAATCTAAAAGTGGGAATGGTTGGAGAACAGAGTTACCTGTGGTAGGGTTAGGAGTAGGTGTTCTTGAGAAAATGAGAGAGGACAAAAGAAATGATGTGGTTTGGCAAGGCAAATGCTCTGGTACAGT TTATATTGGAGGTAGTGAAACTGAAGGGCATTTTTCTTTGATAAATGAGGCATGCACCAT GTTTGCTCACACCAATCCATTACACATGGATGTGTTCCACAGTGTTGTCAAATTTGAGGCAGAAGTGGTTGCCATGACAGCTGCACTCATGGGAAGCCAAGAGAAATCTTATGGAGGACAAATTTGTGGTAACATGACATCTGGAGGAACTGAAAGCATACTGTTAGCCGTAAAGTCATCTCGCGACTTCATGAAAGCTAGGAAGGGTATTGTAAGACCAGAAAT